In the genome of Massilia sp. PAMC28688, one region contains:
- a CDS encoding glutamine--tRNA ligase/YqeY domain fusion protein has protein sequence MSNDKNNVPAPANAPSPNFLRAIVENDLAAGTHVRAGLPPVITRFPPEPNGYLHVGHAKSIHVNFGLARDYGGRCHLRFDDTNPEKEDTEYVDTIKDSVKWLGFDWEQDGQSHLYFASDYFEQLYTMAEYLITSGHAYVDSQSAEDMARNRGNFGTPGTNSPFRDRPAAESLALFRAMRAGQFKDGEHILRAKISEDGMASPNMNMRDPAIYRIRHAHHHRTGDAWCIYPMYDYTHPISDALENITHSVCTLEFQDHRPFYDWLLATLAEGGFFKQPVPRQYEFARLNTTYVVTSKRKLRQLVEEGIVSGWDDPRMPTLVGLRRRGFTPDSIKLFCDRTGTSKSDGWIDMSVLEGALRDDLDPKAPRATAVLRPLKLIIDNFPADLSVPCSCPVHPHFPERGERTFPITRELWIEQEDFMEVPSKGYFRFYPPIGDAPGSRVRLRHGYVAECVGYDKDADGKVSAVHVKYFEDSKSGTEGSNAYKVKGNIHWVSAATALEAEVRLYDRLFLDPHPDAGGKDFKTALNPAALEVVTAYLEPGMSAAEPEQRFQFERHGYFVADRVDSAPGKPVFNRVTTLKDSWGK, from the coding sequence ATGAGCAACGACAAAAATAACGTCCCGGCACCGGCCAATGCGCCCTCGCCCAACTTCCTGCGGGCCATTGTCGAGAACGACCTGGCCGCCGGCACCCATGTGCGAGCCGGCCTGCCACCGGTGATCACGCGCTTTCCACCGGAGCCGAACGGCTATCTGCACGTGGGCCACGCCAAGTCGATCCACGTCAATTTTGGCCTGGCGCGCGACTATGGCGGGCGCTGCCACCTGCGCTTTGACGATACCAATCCGGAAAAGGAAGATACCGAATACGTCGATACCATCAAGGACAGCGTGAAGTGGCTCGGTTTCGACTGGGAGCAGGATGGCCAGTCGCATCTGTACTTCGCGAGCGACTATTTCGAGCAGCTCTATACCATGGCCGAGTACCTGATCACGTCCGGCCACGCCTATGTGGACAGCCAGAGTGCCGAGGACATGGCAAGGAACCGGGGCAATTTCGGCACGCCCGGCACCAATTCGCCCTTCCGCGACCGCCCGGCCGCGGAATCGCTGGCGCTGTTTCGCGCCATGCGCGCCGGTCAATTCAAGGACGGTGAGCACATCCTGCGCGCGAAGATCAGCGAAGACGGCATGGCCTCGCCCAACATGAACATGCGCGACCCGGCCATCTACCGCATCCGCCACGCGCACCACCACCGCACCGGCGACGCCTGGTGCATCTATCCGATGTATGACTACACCCATCCGATTTCGGACGCGCTGGAGAACATCACCCATTCGGTGTGCACGCTCGAATTCCAGGACCACCGCCCGTTCTACGACTGGCTGCTGGCGACCCTGGCCGAAGGCGGCTTCTTCAAGCAGCCGGTGCCGCGCCAGTACGAATTCGCGCGCCTGAACACCACCTACGTCGTCACCAGCAAGCGCAAGCTGCGCCAGCTGGTCGAGGAAGGCATCGTGTCGGGCTGGGACGATCCGCGCATGCCGACTCTGGTCGGCCTGCGCCGGCGCGGCTTCACGCCCGACTCGATCAAGCTGTTCTGCGACCGCACCGGCACCTCCAAGAGCGACGGCTGGATCGACATGAGCGTGCTCGAAGGCGCGCTGCGCGACGACCTCGATCCCAAGGCGCCGCGCGCCACCGCCGTGCTGCGGCCCCTCAAACTCATTATCGACAACTTCCCGGCCGACCTGTCGGTGCCGTGTTCGTGCCCCGTGCACCCGCACTTCCCCGAACGCGGCGAGCGTACTTTCCCGATCACGCGCGAATTGTGGATCGAGCAGGAAGACTTCATGGAAGTGCCGAGCAAGGGCTACTTCCGCTTCTACCCGCCCATTGGCGACGCGCCGGGCAGCCGCGTGCGCCTGCGCCACGGCTATGTGGCCGAATGCGTGGGCTACGACAAGGATGCCGACGGCAAGGTCAGCGCGGTCCACGTGAAGTATTTCGAGGACAGCAAGTCGGGCACCGAAGGCTCGAATGCGTACAAGGTCAAGGGCAACATCCACTGGGTGAGCGCGGCGACGGCCCTTGAAGCGGAAGTGCGCCTGTACGACCGCCTGTTCCTCGATCCGCATCCCGATGCAGGCGGCAAGGACTTCAAGACCGCCCTCAACCCTGCGGCGCTGGAAGTGGTGACGGCCTACCTGGAGCCGGGGATGAGCGCGGCCGAACCGGAACAGCGCTTCCAGTTCGAGCGCCATGGCTACTTTGTGGCCGACCGGGTCGATTCGGCACCGGGCAAACCGGTGTTCAACCGGGTCACAACGCTCAAGGACAGCTGGGGCAAATAG
- a CDS encoding CHASE domain-containing protein produces the protein MRTHHSTTKSFSTTRPAMWIGVPLSITVGLALYVMTAGSIEADSRQRFSAHAQNARNIIVARIKSYTDVLRGTASLFQTSYPLTRRQFHGYVQGLELARHFPAIETINFAEFVKDENREAFERRIRSELNADIDGVTRFEIRPPGRRAEYSVLTFIEPIEPGNKAIGFDLQANPLQQVNHVALRDGGQLISSGMPVAAMSGRNRTGLAMRLPIYLPHAPTSTVKERRAAFVGSVGIAFSVDKLVLGVIDEMPVKNVRMTLVDNAIGVDRKRGRVLFDTQPGLAARRTGVNLLSDRFSSTLPIDFNGRQWDATFSIAARDLYTGFEEFVPWLAMAAGFTSSMLLYALFHALTSSRRRAIKMAKGMTRELRESQTKLQQSHQNLRRLAAHADQIKEGERKRIAREIHDDLGQNLLALRIEADMLATRTRDKHPRLHARARGTLQQIDATIKSVRQIINDLRPNVLDLGLSAAVEWQIAEFRRRTGIACELIDEPKDVTLNDHAATAFFRILQESLSNIVRHAHATAVRVQLCSDGRQLTMTVTDNGIGLGARERGKAGSFGLVGIEERISILGGSCSISSADGEGTTVCVSVPLQEPGRDASSPPAGPSSRHPALV, from the coding sequence ATGCGAACCCACCATTCCACGACCAAGAGCTTCTCGACCACACGGCCGGCCATGTGGATCGGGGTGCCCTTGTCGATCACGGTTGGCCTGGCGCTGTACGTGATGACGGCCGGCTCGATTGAAGCCGATTCGCGCCAGCGTTTTTCGGCCCACGCGCAAAACGCCCGCAACATCATTGTCGCGCGCATCAAGTCGTATACCGATGTCCTGCGCGGCACGGCCAGCCTGTTCCAGACCAGCTATCCGCTCACGCGCCGCCAGTTCCACGGTTACGTGCAGGGGCTGGAGCTGGCGCGCCACTTCCCTGCCATCGAAACGATCAACTTTGCCGAATTCGTCAAGGACGAGAACCGCGAAGCATTCGAGCGGCGTATCCGCAGCGAGCTCAATGCCGACATCGACGGCGTGACGCGCTTCGAGATTCGCCCGCCGGGCCGGCGTGCCGAATACAGCGTGCTGACGTTCATCGAGCCGATCGAACCGGGCAACAAGGCTATCGGTTTCGACCTGCAGGCCAACCCGCTGCAGCAGGTCAACCATGTGGCCTTGCGCGATGGCGGCCAGCTCATTTCCTCAGGCATGCCGGTTGCTGCCATGTCCGGCCGCAACCGCACCGGGCTGGCCATGCGCTTGCCCATCTATCTGCCGCACGCGCCCACCAGCACCGTCAAGGAACGGCGCGCAGCCTTTGTCGGCTCGGTCGGCATTGCCTTCAGCGTCGACAAGCTGGTGCTGGGCGTGATCGATGAAATGCCCGTCAAAAACGTGCGCATGACGCTGGTGGACAACGCCATTGGCGTGGACCGCAAACGGGGGCGCGTGCTGTTCGATACCCAACCAGGGCTGGCCGCGCGCCGCACCGGTGTCAACCTGCTCAGCGACCGTTTCAGCAGCACGCTGCCGATAGACTTCAATGGGCGCCAGTGGGATGCGACCTTCAGCATCGCTGCGCGCGACCTGTACACCGGCTTTGAGGAATTCGTGCCCTGGCTGGCGATGGCGGCCGGCTTTACCAGTTCGATGCTGCTGTACGCCCTGTTCCACGCGCTGACGTCGTCGCGCCGGCGCGCCATCAAGATGGCCAAGGGGATGACGCGCGAGCTGCGCGAAAGCCAGACCAAGCTGCAGCAGTCGCACCAGAACCTGCGGCGCCTGGCCGCGCATGCGGATCAGATCAAGGAAGGCGAACGCAAACGCATCGCACGCGAAATCCACGACGACCTGGGACAGAACCTGCTGGCACTGCGCATCGAGGCCGACATGCTGGCCACGCGCACCCGCGACAAGCACCCGCGCCTGCATGCGCGCGCGCGCGGCACGCTGCAGCAGATTGACGCGACCATCAAGAGCGTGCGCCAGATTATCAATGACCTGCGCCCGAATGTGCTGGACCTGGGCCTGTCGGCGGCGGTGGAGTGGCAGATCGCCGAGTTCCGGCGCCGGACCGGGATCGCCTGCGAGCTCATTGACGAGCCCAAGGACGTCACCCTCAACGACCATGCCGCCACGGCCTTTTTCCGCATCCTGCAAGAGTCGCTCAGCAACATCGTGCGTCATGCCCATGCCACGGCGGTGCGCGTGCAGCTGTGCTCCGACGGGCGCCAGCTCACCATGACCGTCACCGACAACGGCATCGGACTGGGAGCGCGCGAAAGGGGCAAGGCCGGCTCCTTTGGCCTGGTCGGCATCGAAGAACGCATCAGCATCCTGGGTGGTTCGTGTTCCATCAGCAGCGCCGACGGCGAAGGCACCACGGTGTGCGTGTCGGTGCCGCTGCAGGAACCCGGACGTGACGCCAGCTCCCCTCCGGCTGGCCCGTCCTCACGGCACCCGGCGCTTGTCTGA
- a CDS encoding SDR family oxidoreductase: MNNIKHTLKRPRLLVLGCGDVGMRLLPLLRHRFRIVAVTSSPERCAELRAAGAIPILADLDRPATLKRLAGLAHHVVHLAPPQSEGVRDQRTRNLCAILPEGARMVYVSTTGVYGDCGGALIDETRPVAPRNARAMRRVDAEQVLRKWARASGARLAILRVPGIYARDRLPLRRLQQGTPALLAQEDVFTNHIHADDLARIVVQALFKGRPGRVYHAVDDTQMKMADYFDAVADAFGMARPPRVAREQLVLQVSPMLLSFMSESRRMRNARIKRELGVRLRHPDVCTSLTAMALVE, translated from the coding sequence ATGAACAACATCAAACATACACTCAAGCGGCCACGCCTGCTGGTGCTGGGCTGCGGCGATGTGGGCATGCGCCTGCTGCCGCTGCTGCGCCACCGTTTCCGCATTGTTGCCGTCACCAGTTCGCCCGAGCGCTGCGCCGAGCTGCGGGCGGCAGGGGCCATTCCCATCCTGGCCGACCTTGACCGGCCGGCGACGCTGAAGCGCCTGGCGGGCCTGGCGCACCATGTCGTGCACCTGGCGCCGCCCCAGTCCGAAGGCGTGCGGGACCAGCGGACGCGCAACTTGTGCGCCATTCTACCTGAGGGCGCGCGCATGGTTTATGTGAGTACCACGGGCGTGTACGGTGACTGCGGCGGCGCGCTGATCGATGAAACGCGCCCGGTAGCGCCGCGCAATGCCCGCGCCATGCGCCGGGTGGATGCGGAACAGGTCTTGCGCAAGTGGGCGCGCGCCAGCGGGGCCAGGCTGGCCATTTTGCGCGTGCCGGGCATTTATGCCCGTGATCGCCTGCCGCTGCGCCGTCTGCAGCAGGGCACGCCTGCCTTGCTGGCGCAGGAAGACGTCTTCACCAACCACATCCATGCCGACGACCTGGCCCGCATTGTGGTGCAAGCTTTGTTCAAGGGGCGGCCTGGACGGGTGTACCACGCGGTCGATGACACGCAGATGAAGATGGCTGATTATTTCGATGCCGTGGCTGATGCGTTCGGTATGGCGCGTCCGCCGCGCGTCGCGAGAGAGCAACTGGTCCTGCAAGTATCGCCCATGCTGCTGTCGTTCATGTCGGAATCGCGCCGCATGCGCAATGCGCGCATCAAGCGCGAACTGGGTGTGCGCCTGCGGCACCCCGATGTCTGCACATCGCTCACGGCCATGGCACTGGTAGAATGA
- a CDS encoding CDP-6-deoxy-delta-3,4-glucoseen reductase, which translates to MTFQVTVQPSGHQFDCEADETVLAAAIRAGIGLPYGCKNGACGSCKGKVVQGAVSHRAHQQRALSEDEKAQGFSLFCCATTAADLVIEAREVGGSSEYPVRKMPSRVLAMEKVAPDVIVLTLQLPANEALAYRAGQYIEFMLRDGKRRSYSMANAPSLDAPLTLHIRYMAGGMFTEHVFNTMKERDILRFEGPHGSFFLREESDKPIVLLASGTGFAPIKALVEHMIHLQSTRPVSLYWGGRRPLDLYMNSLCEQWAATLPNLRYIPVVSHALPDDQWTGRTGFVHAAVLQDLPDLSGHQVYACGAPVVVESAQRDFVERCGLPPEEFFADAFTSEADLHN; encoded by the coding sequence ATGACGTTCCAAGTTACTGTTCAGCCTAGCGGCCATCAATTTGACTGCGAAGCCGACGAAACCGTGCTGGCGGCGGCGATTCGGGCCGGCATCGGCCTGCCTTATGGCTGCAAGAACGGCGCCTGTGGATCGTGCAAGGGCAAGGTAGTGCAAGGGGCGGTGTCTCATCGCGCCCACCAGCAGCGCGCCCTGAGCGAAGACGAAAAGGCCCAGGGCTTTTCCCTGTTCTGCTGCGCCACCACGGCGGCCGACCTCGTGATCGAAGCGCGTGAAGTGGGCGGCAGCAGCGAGTACCCGGTGCGCAAGATGCCCTCGCGCGTGCTAGCCATGGAAAAAGTCGCGCCCGATGTGATCGTGCTCACCTTGCAGCTGCCGGCCAACGAAGCCCTTGCCTACCGCGCCGGACAGTATATCGAATTCATGCTGCGCGATGGCAAGCGGCGCAGCTACAGCATGGCCAACGCGCCCAGCCTGGACGCCCCGCTCACCCTGCATATCCGCTACATGGCGGGCGGCATGTTCACCGAACACGTGTTCAATACCATGAAGGAGCGCGACATCCTGCGCTTCGAAGGGCCGCACGGCAGCTTTTTCCTGCGCGAAGAGTCGGACAAGCCGATCGTGCTGCTGGCCTCGGGAACCGGCTTTGCGCCCATCAAGGCGCTGGTTGAGCACATGATCCACCTGCAGTCGACCCGGCCTGTCAGCCTGTACTGGGGCGGACGCCGCCCGCTCGACCTGTACATGAACAGCCTGTGCGAGCAGTGGGCAGCGACGCTGCCGAACTTGCGCTACATTCCCGTGGTCTCACATGCACTGCCGGACGACCAGTGGACCGGCCGTACCGGCTTTGTGCATGCCGCCGTCCTGCAGGACTTGCCCGACCTGTCCGGCCACCAGGTGTATGCCTGCGGCGCGCCGGTGGTGGTGGAATCGGCCCAGCGCGACTTTGTCGAGCGTTGTGGCCTGCCGCCGGAGGAATTCTTCGCCGATGCCTTTACCAGCGAAGCAGATCTGCACAACTAG
- a CDS encoding lysophospholipid acyltransferase family protein codes for MQRTIFETPLINRLMLGVSRFAMRSTGWRTEGMSPDEIAAYPKYVLIAAPHTSNWDFPITLMLCFQLRLRVYWMAKASLFSWPIGWLSRWLGGIPIDRSASNNTVQTTIKAFQERERLAVIVAPEGTRGKVTHWKTGFYHMAHGAGVPIAMAYLDYARKRGGIGRMFVTTGDITADMAEIQQFYSGISGKHRDKFDASTVRRR; via the coding sequence ATGCAGCGGACTATTTTTGAAACGCCCCTGATCAATCGCCTGATGCTTGGCGTGTCACGGTTTGCCATGCGCAGCACGGGCTGGCGTACGGAGGGCATGTCGCCGGACGAGATCGCGGCCTATCCCAAGTATGTGCTCATTGCCGCCCCGCACACCAGCAACTGGGACTTTCCAATCACGCTCATGCTGTGCTTCCAGCTGCGCCTGCGCGTGTACTGGATGGCGAAAGCGAGCTTGTTCAGCTGGCCGATCGGCTGGCTGTCGCGCTGGCTGGGCGGTATTCCCATCGACCGCAGCGCATCGAACAATACGGTGCAGACCACGATCAAGGCCTTCCAGGAACGCGAACGGCTGGCCGTGATCGTGGCGCCCGAGGGCACGCGCGGCAAGGTGACCCACTGGAAAACCGGCTTCTACCATATGGCCCATGGCGCCGGGGTCCCCATTGCCATGGCCTACCTGGATTACGCGCGCAAACGCGGCGGCATCGGGCGCATGTTTGTGACCACGGGCGACATCACTGCCGACATGGCCGAAATCCAGCAGTTCTACAGCGGCATCAGCGGCAAGCACCGTGACAAGTTCGATGCCAGCACGGTGCGGCGCCGCTAG
- a CDS encoding MFS transporter — translation MSFMSPTNGLRVLRNRNFACYLSARVLGTLAVQMQSVAIGWQVYQITGSLFDLGLIGLAQFAPFLVLILLAGHVADRYNRRTIIMLCLAVQLLCAFLLLAFTYSGSRVVWPVFAVLVLFGSARAFMMPATQAVLRNIVPIEQFSEAVALSSSAFHVAVIAGPILGGLLYLAGPSTVYLAAVTLLVLSVVLMGWTRAAPQAVNTEPATWHTVLEGLRFVWSRPIMLGAISLDLFAVLFGGATALLPAYARDVLQVGPTGLGFLRTAPGVGAAICSIALAFFPLQRRVGAWMFGGVAVFGLATLTLGLTDSFAVALAALLLLGAGDMVSVYVRHLLVQYETPDAIRGRVSAVNAVFIGASNELGEFESGITAGWFGLVRAIVFGGAATLAVTAIWMVKFPVLSKMDRFPHHDKPPL, via the coding sequence ATGTCCTTCATGTCGCCCACCAATGGCTTGCGCGTCTTGCGTAACCGCAATTTCGCCTGTTACCTGTCGGCGCGCGTCCTGGGTACCCTTGCAGTGCAGATGCAGAGTGTGGCCATTGGCTGGCAGGTGTACCAGATCACCGGCAGCCTGTTCGACCTCGGCTTGATTGGCCTGGCGCAATTTGCCCCCTTCCTCGTGTTGATCTTGCTGGCCGGCCATGTGGCCGACCGCTACAACCGGCGCACCATCATCATGCTGTGCCTGGCGGTACAGCTATTGTGCGCATTCCTGCTGCTGGCCTTTACCTACAGCGGTTCGCGCGTCGTCTGGCCCGTGTTCGCAGTGCTGGTGCTGTTTGGCAGCGCCCGGGCCTTCATGATGCCGGCTACCCAGGCCGTGCTGCGCAACATTGTGCCCATTGAGCAGTTCAGCGAAGCGGTGGCCCTCAGCTCTTCCGCCTTTCACGTGGCGGTGATTGCCGGCCCGATCCTGGGCGGTCTGCTGTACCTGGCCGGCCCCTCCACCGTGTACCTGGCTGCCGTGACACTGCTGGTGCTGTCGGTTGTGCTGATGGGTTGGACGCGGGCCGCACCCCAGGCGGTCAATACCGAGCCGGCCACCTGGCACACGGTGCTCGAAGGCCTGCGCTTTGTGTGGTCACGCCCCATCATGCTGGGCGCCATTTCGCTGGACCTGTTCGCGGTCCTGTTTGGCGGGGCCACCGCCTTGTTGCCTGCCTACGCGCGCGATGTGCTGCAAGTCGGTCCCACTGGCCTGGGCTTTCTGCGCACGGCACCGGGCGTGGGCGCGGCCATCTGTTCCATTGCCCTGGCTTTCTTTCCGCTGCAGCGGCGCGTGGGGGCATGGATGTTTGGCGGCGTGGCCGTGTTCGGACTGGCCACGCTCACGCTGGGCCTGACCGACAGCTTTGCCGTGGCGCTGGCGGCCCTGTTGCTGCTGGGAGCGGGTGACATGGTCAGCGTGTATGTCCGCCACCTGCTGGTCCAGTATGAAACGCCCGATGCAATCCGCGGCCGGGTCAGTGCCGTCAATGCGGTCTTCATTGGCGCTTCCAACGAACTGGGCGAATTTGAATCCGGTATCACGGCCGGCTGGTTCGGCCTGGTGCGCGCCATCGTCTTTGGCGGCGCCGCCACCCTGGCCGTGACGGCCATCTGGATGGTCAAGTTTCCGGTGCTGTCGAAGATGGATCGCTTTCCTCATCATGACAAGCCGCCGCTGTGA
- a CDS encoding HPF/RaiA family ribosome-associated protein: protein MQININTDKTIERHQGLDDHVQSVVAAAVQRFADHITRVEVHLSDELSQKSADGGNRCLLEARVTGYQPIAVSAHAESLHQAISGAADKLKRAIDSALGRLHDKQMHATPTLVAEPDEVNE from the coding sequence ATGCAAATTAACATCAATACCGACAAGACGATCGAGCGTCACCAGGGCCTGGACGACCATGTGCAGTCAGTGGTTGCGGCTGCGGTGCAGCGTTTTGCCGATCACATCACTCGCGTCGAAGTTCACCTCAGTGACGAACTGAGCCAAAAGTCGGCTGACGGCGGCAATCGCTGCCTGCTTGAAGCTCGCGTGACGGGCTACCAGCCAATCGCCGTCAGCGCGCATGCCGAGTCGCTGCACCAGGCTATTTCTGGCGCGGCAGACAAGCTCAAGCGTGCAATCGACAGCGCCCTGGGCCGCCTGCACGACAAGCAGATGCATGCCACGCCAACCCTGGTGGCCGAGCCTGACGAAGTGAACGAGTAA
- a CDS encoding helical backbone metal receptor, translating to MLLTDALGTTHLPDPHARIVSLVPSITEMLCDFGLAPQIVGRTGFCIHPRDTVQAIAKVGGTKDVNVDKIRKLAPTHVIVNIDENEKPTADLLAEFVPHLVVTHPMAPRDNLGLARLLGGIFCVEPAAQQWCARFEEAYARLQAAPRGRPATVLYCIWKDPWMSISADTYIARMLAEIGWTTPVLGSARYPAFTWSESLVAGLDCVLLSTEPYRFQEAHVDALEQQIGKPVYLVDGEMLSWYGTRSLAGLGYLRELAGKGWV from the coding sequence ATGCTCCTCACCGACGCCCTCGGCACCACCCACCTTCCCGACCCGCATGCGCGCATCGTGTCGCTGGTGCCCTCCATTACCGAGATGCTGTGCGATTTTGGCCTGGCCCCGCAAATCGTGGGCCGTACCGGCTTTTGCATCCACCCGCGTGACACGGTGCAAGCCATTGCCAAGGTCGGCGGTACCAAGGATGTCAATGTGGACAAGATCCGCAAGCTGGCGCCCACCCACGTCATCGTCAATATCGATGAGAATGAAAAGCCGACGGCGGACTTGCTTGCCGAATTCGTCCCCCACCTGGTCGTGACCCATCCCATGGCACCGCGCGACAATCTGGGTCTGGCGCGCCTGCTTGGCGGCATTTTTTGCGTCGAGCCGGCCGCGCAGCAATGGTGTGCCCGGTTCGAGGAGGCGTATGCGCGCCTGCAGGCGGCGCCCCGCGGCCGGCCGGCAACGGTGCTCTATTGCATCTGGAAAGACCCCTGGATGAGCATTTCAGCCGACACCTATATTGCCCGCATGCTGGCCGAGATTGGCTGGACCACGCCAGTGCTGGGCAGTGCGCGCTATCCGGCGTTTACATGGAGCGAGTCCTTGGTGGCCGGGCTCGATTGCGTGCTGCTGTCCACCGAGCCCTATCGCTTCCAGGAAGCACATGTGGACGCGCTGGAACAACAGATTGGCAAGCCGGTGTATCTGGTCGATGGCGAAATGTTGTCCTGGTACGGTACACGGTCGCTGGCGGGCCTGGGCTACCTGCGCGAGCTGGCCGGCAAGGGCTGGGTGTAG
- a CDS encoding GGDEF domain-containing protein, producing MEQTGIFAQSTYTIDDLQLFQDCDHGALAPLLANCAILRLADGELLEDSARARLFIVLSGALAVSADVEAGAGDGVASRILPGESAGEQAVLDDSANLSAMAAVGSTELLVIDAELVWTLIDKSGGLARNLLRMLSFRVRAANAQLRRGQKLGEFYRKMSMNDGLTGLYNRTWLADMLPKMVATAQRAGTPLSLLMIDLDHFKTFNDTHGHLTGDDALRAAAGVVGVALRPSDFAVRYGGEEMMVLLPETSELLAVMVAERLVARMRETMIFPDMRQPLPHITASVGVAVLAEGMDDLGLIAAADAALYRAKNGGRDQVAL from the coding sequence TTGGAACAGACAGGCATCTTTGCACAGTCCACGTATACCATCGACGATCTGCAATTGTTTCAGGACTGCGACCACGGGGCGCTGGCACCCCTGCTGGCCAACTGTGCCATCCTCCGGCTGGCCGATGGCGAATTGCTTGAAGACAGCGCCCGGGCGCGGCTGTTCATCGTCCTCTCGGGCGCACTGGCCGTCTCGGCCGATGTGGAGGCCGGCGCGGGCGACGGCGTAGCCAGCCGCATCTTGCCCGGCGAAAGCGCGGGCGAGCAGGCAGTGCTGGACGACAGCGCCAACCTGTCGGCCATGGCCGCCGTGGGCAGCACCGAACTGCTGGTCATTGACGCAGAACTGGTCTGGACGCTCATTGACAAGTCCGGTGGGCTGGCGCGCAACCTGCTGCGCATGCTGTCCTTCAGGGTACGCGCAGCCAATGCGCAGCTGCGCCGCGGCCAGAAGCTGGGCGAGTTCTACCGCAAGATGTCGATGAACGATGGCCTGACGGGCCTGTACAACCGCACCTGGCTGGCCGACATGCTGCCGAAGATGGTGGCCACCGCCCAGCGCGCCGGCACACCCCTGTCGCTGCTCATGATAGACCTCGACCACTTCAAAACGTTCAACGATACCCATGGCCACCTGACCGGCGACGATGCCCTGCGCGCGGCCGCCGGCGTGGTCGGCGTGGCCCTGCGCCCGTCCGACTTTGCCGTTCGCTACGGGGGCGAGGAAATGATGGTGCTGCTGCCCGAAACAAGCGAACTGCTGGCCGTGATGGTGGCCGAACGGCTGGTGGCGCGCATGCGCGAAACCATGATCTTCCCGGACATGCGCCAGCCCCTGCCCCACATCACGGCCTCGGTCGGGGTGGCCGTACTGGCCGAAGGCATGGATGATCTGGGCCTGATTGCCGCCGCCGATGCCGCCTTGTACCGCGCCAAGAATGGCGGGCGCGACCAGGTGGCGCTCTAG